The Nitrospirota bacterium genome contains the following window.
CAAGCGATATTTCAGTTGATTCATCTGGCAATGCCTATGTGACAGGAAACACGGCATCTACAAACTTTCCCTCTGTGAACCCTGTTCAGCCGGGCAACCCGCCTGACACCGATGCCTTTGTCACTAAATTTAACGCTGCAGGGGCAGTGGCCTATTCTTCCTATTTAGGTGGGAGCAGCTATGACAGCGGCAGTGGTATTTTTGCGGATTCAGTTGGTAATGCCTATGTTACAGGTAGCACAAGTTCAACAAATTTTCCGACATCAAATGTAATTCCGGGCACAGGTCCGGACGCAGGCATCTCGGATGCCTTTATCACAAAGATCAACGCAGCCGGCACGGCCTTTGTATATTCATCTTATTTAGGAGGAACCAACAGCGAAACAGGTAAACGAATTGCCCTGGACTGCACCGGCAGGTCCGCTTATCTGACCGGGACAACCTATTCCAGTGATTTTCCTGTGACTCCAGGAGCCTATAACACGAGCTTTGATTCCACTTATGAAATCTTTGTATCCAGGATTACTGATGAGACCATATCCCTGAACGTGACAGACCTGTCTGTTACAAAGACAGACTCTCCTGACCCTGTTGAGGAAGGTCAGCCATTGACCTATACAGTTCATGTCTCAAATCTATGCGTTAATACTGCTACCGGTGTGACTCTCACAGATACGCTCTCTGCAGGGGTAACGTTCCTATCTGCAGACTCAGATCGGGGAAGTTGTCAGGAGGTAAATCATGTCGTCAGTTGCAACCTGGGGGTCATGTCCTCGCAGGATAACGCCACGATTACCATTGTCGTTGTACCTTTAGTGTCAGGCCTGATAGAGAATACCGTCACCATAACGGCTAATGAGCCGGAGGCCAACTATGATAACAATGTTGCAGTTGCAGAGACAACAGTCCCCTCTCCAAATTATACCCTGACAATAACAATGGAGGGGACAGGAGGCGGCACGGTCGCCAGTCTGGAACCGCCGGGAGGGATTATCTGCGGAAATGACTGCACAGAGACATACCCTGACGGCACTTCTGTAACATTGCAGGCAATTCCGGGTGACGGCGGTAATACGGGAATAGAATTTGAATTTGCAGGATGGGGAGGAGACCCGGATTGCTCTGACGGCGTAGTTACTATGAACAGCGACAAGACCTGCACGGCTATATTCAACATCACGACCTATAGCATTACCATTGCCAGGGCAGGCGGCGGTAATGGGACAGTTATGATTGATGCGCTTCATGACGCTGACTATATCTGTGGTCCGGATTGTTCAGTTATCTATAACTCCGGTACGGAGATTACCCTGGATGCACTGGCTGACCAGGACTCTGAATTTATTGCGTGGGGAGGGGATGCGGACTGCCTGGACGGATCTGTCATTGTGGATGCGGACATCACATGCACTGCAATATTTAACCTTCAAACGCATTTTCTTATCGTGGACAAGGTTGGCAATGGAAGCGGGACAGTGGTCAGCGCCAATGTCGCCGGGATTGATTGCGGACCAGATTGCTCGGAACTCTATCCGGCAGGGACGTCCATCACGCTTGAACCCACACCCGATCCCTGGAATGAGTTTTCAAACTGGGGAGGAGACCCGGACTGCGCGGATGGCACTGTTACCATAGGCAATGAAGACACGGTCTGCTTCGCAGTGTTTACCATTCAAACCTACACGCTGACACTGAACAAGTACGGCTCAGGGAGTGGGATTATCCAGACAAATGAGCCGGGAGGGATCAACTGCGGACTGAATTGTTCGTCAGCGGATAAGACATACAATGGCGGCGCTGAAGTAACTCTGATTGCCGGTACAAATCTTCCCTGGATATTTACTGGCTGGGACGGCGACCCGGACTGCGAAGACGGGGTCGCCCTGATGGACACGGACAAGACCTGCACAGCGACATTTATAGATATCGGGGATCTTCAATTCAACGCGTTTCTCATGTTAAAAAGTCAGTCAGAGAAGCCGGTTCAGATCCGTTTTGAGAGAGGCATCCCACGGTTTATAGATATGCGCGTGCCAATCCCTGCGGCGTTGCAGGATAATCCTGTGGCAGCGGCGCTTGATTTCTTTATCCGCTATAAAAATCTATTGACCGATACCACTCCGCGGGAACACCCACTGAAACAGTATTATCTAAGACGGATTGTGACAAATTCGTTGACAGCAACAGGCGGCGGAAATCCGGATCCTTCCGACAGAGGACAACACCTCTTTTTTGGACAGCACATTGATGGAATCCCGGTATATGCCGCTTCCCTCGCCCTTCATATGAAAAACGGGAAGATCACCGGCTATAACGGCAATTACCTGGCAGAGCTGCCAGAGCTACCCCCTGCGTCCATTACACTTCTTACCGCCAATGAGATTGCCCTTGCAAATGTGCCGGGGAGCGATCTGAAGGTGACGGGCGTCACAAGGCTGATATACTACAACCGCGGTCTTACTGCGATAGGCGGGGGACAACCAGACCCCTCCGATAAAACTCATCTCGCCTGGCGGGTAATGGTAAGAGGTCTGGGTAATTCAGATGGCATGGGCACTTCATGGATGTATATTATAGATGCTTATGATGGGGCGGTCCTCAAGGTATTGGATCTGTCTACGGAACATAACGCGCCTCCGAAAGACTTTGAAATCTATACGGCCAGGCGCAGCACCTCTGACTGGTGCTGGAACTGGCCTGATGACAGCAGCATTGATCAATGGTTCAGTGAAGAAGGTCCGACAGAGCGGTATCCCGGAGGTGACGCCGACGGCGACAATGCCTTTACATTCAGCCATCAGGTCTACGACTTCTTTCACGACACCTTCGGCCGCCACTCCTACGATAATGACGGGGAAGAAGTAGAGGACATGATCCATGTTGGCCGGGACTGGCGCAATGCGAGGCACGATCCTTTCTGCGACCATTTCATATTCGGAGACGGCTATACTACGCTTGACGTCATGGCCCATGAATTCACACATGGCATTGATGAGAATAAAGATGGAGATGGACTCCTTTATGAAAATCAGTCGGGTGCACTTGATGAGAGTTATGCAGACTTCTTCGGTGCGATGGCCGATGGCAACTGGAAGATTGGTGAGGATATCCGTGTGAGAGGAGAAGACGGGGATGCAGGCGGGGATGCGGGTGATGGTGAGCCGGAGAGCGGCAGCCAGTGCGGAAACAACGACGATGATGACGATGACGGAGAAATTGATGAAGGATGTCCCGAGACAGGGGCTCAATGTGGAAATCTTGAGGACGATGACGGGGATACATTTATTGATGAGGGTTGCCCTGGAAGCTGTCAGGACGGCATAGATAACGGTGGCGGTGGTGCATTGGACAGCGACGATACAAATTGCCTGTTGCGCGACATGTCTGATCCGGCACGAAAAGACGACCCTGACCATATGAATAACTATGTAGATACCAATGACGACAACGGCGGGGTGCATACGAACAGCAGCATCATGAACAAGGCGGCTTATCTGATTACCGAAGGGGGAACCCATTCCGGCATTGATGTCTCCGGCCTCGGGAGGGGAAAGACAAGGCCGCTCTATTATGATGTCCTGGTCTACCGCCTGCACGAAAATGCAGATTTTACGGATGCGAGGGAGCAGACTATTGCCCAGGCATGGGAATACGTAGATGAAAATCGGCAGTATGGTCTTGACTATCGCTATGGTTTCACTGCAGAAGATATCTGCAGTATCGTCAATGGTTTTGCCGCGGTCGGTATTGGTTCGGCTGACCGGGATTGCGATTTTACGCTGGATGATGTGGATGATCAGGATGACGACGGAGATGGAGTGCCTGATGCGGACGACAACTGCCACAACCACCCGAATCCAGGCCAGAGAAATATTGATGGAGACATGTTCGGCGATGCCTGTGATACAGACAGGGATGATGACGGATGGAATAACGATGTTGACAACTGCCCGGACCTGGCCAATCCGGACCAGTCAGATACTCATCTGGTGGGTGACGGCATCGGGGATGTGTGTGATGACCGGGAAAGTTGCAGCGATGGAACTTCAGGTGATGGAAAACCATGGGCAGAGGATAACTGTCCCAACTTTTGCAACCGGGACCAGTTGGATACTGACAACGACGATATTGGCGACGTTTGTGACAGTAATGATGATAATGATTCAAGATACGACTGGGATGATAACTGTCCTGCTGTTGCCAACAGTGATCAGACTGACGCTGACTCCGATGGCGTGGGGGATGCGTGCGACAACTGCCCTGACATTGCAAACAGCGATCAGTCGGATATTGACGGGGACAATGACGGCGATGCATGCGATGATGACGATGATGATGACGGCGTTCCGGATGCGGATGATGTCTGTCCAGTTGACTTTGATCCGGAGCAGTTTGTCTTCAACGGCCTCGGATTAAACTGCTATCCGGACCTGGAGAATATCCTGACAGGACCGGATGGTTTTCAGGGACTCATAGCCTTCAGTGACCCGGCTCTGGCTGTAAGAATCCCATTGTTTCCCTGCGTGGGAGATATCTGTCCTGACTGGCTCCCTGAGAATTATCAGACAGATGTCCACATAAAACTCTCTCACGAGATGCCTGTAAGAATTGTTGATGACCGCGGGTTTGTTGTCCGTAAGGGGGTTACCGGCACTTTGCCGGGGGATGCCAGCGGAACGCAATGGGTGGAGAAGTCTCTCAAGTTTCATCCGGCGGCGGATTCCTTCTTCAGACCTCCGGCCGGACTGGAGACAGCAGGACTGAGTCAGGTCAGCGGGGAAATCCCGTTTGCACTGACTTTGGGTCCTCCTTCATTCCAGGGGAAGCGTTATTTCCTTGAGATACTCCCTGCTGGCGTTGCCACACCAGGACAGACGTATCCCTTTGAAATCAGCGTACAGAGCAGGCTGATTAATCCGGCTGACCAGGACGATGACGGCTATATCGCAGAAGACGACTGTGATGATGAGAACCCGGCGATACACCCGGCCGCACCCGAGATATGCGATGGGGCGGATAACGACTGTGATGGAAGTATAGATGAAGATCTTTCCCTGGATGATGGAAATGCGTGCACTGAAGACCGGTGTGACCCAGGCATAGGTGTATATCATGTGCTGATTAATCCTGATGATGGTAATGCCTGTACAGAGGATCGTTGCATCCCCGAGCTGGGTGTTTTCCATGAGATCATTAATCCTGATGATAGGAACGTGTGTACTGATGACCGGTGTGATCCAGGCATAGGTATCTATCATTTGCTTATTGATCCTGATGATGGAAACGCGTGCACAGAGGATCGTTGCATTCCGGAACTTGGTGTGTTCCATGCACTCATTGATCCTGATGATGGTAATGCCTGCACAGAAGACAGGTGTGATCCCGGACTTGGAATTTTCCATGCGCTGATTGACCCGGATGATGGGAACGCCTGTACAGAAGATATATGTGATCCTGTCAACGGTGTTCAGCATATACCACTGAATCCTGTCGAGGTCTGCGATGGTCTGGACAATAATTGCGATGGACAGATTGATGAAGGGGTGACGGAAACCTGGTACCGGGATGCGGACAACGACGGATACTCCAACGGGTTCAGGACAGAAAGCTGTGATCAGCCTGAAGGATTCCGAAAGGTATGGGAGCTGACGGATGTCTCGGGTGATTGCGATGACACCAATGCGGCAATCAATCCATCCGAGGCAGAAGTCTGCGGAAACGGTGCAGATGACGACTGCGATGGTGTCACCGATCCATTGGACAGTGACTGTATTCATGTATTAACTCTCCCGGGACAAAATGTTGTGGTTACACCAGTAGACCCCTCTACCTGGACAACCCCTGTTACCATTCAATTCAGCGATGTGACAGGGAGCGGCATTACCGGGGTTACTACCAGCGGAACAGGGCAGGCGCCCCCTCCCGGATTCATGCCGGGTGCTCCGCCGCTCTACTATGAGATTTCAACAACTGCTGCTTATCAGAATGAGATTGAGATATGTATCAATTATAGCGGGATTAGTTTTGTCGCTGAATCTGCCATTAAAATGTTTCATTACGAAAATGGGAATTGGGCAGATGCGACCACATCACTCGATATTCTGAATAATATTATTTGCGGAAATGTATCATCTCTTTCACCCTTCGCGATCTTTGAACCAGACTGCCTGGATACAGACGGCGATGGTCATACAGACTGCGTTGACAATTGTCCGCGTATTGCTAATCCGGATCAGAGGGATACTGATAGTGATGGGAGAGGGGATGTCTGCGATCATACTCCCCTTGGAGTCTGTTTGGGCAGACCTGTGACACTCCGTGGGACAGATGGCAATGACATCCTCACAGGTACACCAGGTCCGGATGTGATAGATGGCCTTAATGGAGATGATTTGATTAATGGCCTTGGCGGTAGTGATGTTATCTGTGGAGGCAATGGTGCAGACATCCTTAATGGTAATGCCGGTATTGATTACCTGGACGGCGAAGATGGACCCGACACCCTGAACGGCGGAGATGGCAGCGACTGGTTGTCCGGCGGCGCTGGAGACGACAAGCTATACGGAAATAACGGATATGATATATTGTCAGGAAACGCCGGCGATGATTTACTGGATGGCGGCGCCAATCTTGATATTTGTATCGGGGGGGCTGATGTCTCTGCTGATAAGGGAAAAAATTGCGAAATTTCGATCGGCATACCCTAAGAGGGCGATTTTATTTATGGATTTTTGTGATCTGGAATGCAAATATGCAAGATTTCCTGAATCTGAATCAGTAGATGGTTCTGGGAGCTGCAGGACATTTGTTGCCCTTTATTGTAAGTTAAAAAAGAGATTAGTTTACAAGAATCAATCCTGCCGGGACAAGAAATATCCTGAAAAGAAGGTTTGACAATCCGTCGAAATATCTTTAATATTTAATAATTTAAGGAGGGTACAGGGACAATTATATGCGAGAATTTACAAGAATACAGAGACTGCCGCCGTATGTGTTCAGCATCGTCACTTCGATGAAAATTGATGCCCGCCGGAGGGGTGAAGACATTATAGACCTTGGTATGGGAAACCCTGACCTTGCAAGTCCGGAGCATGTAGTGAATAAACTGTGTGAGGCAGCGAGAAACCCAAAGAACCACAGGTATTCTGCATCCAAGGGTATCACCAAACTCAGGACTGCCATGGTTGACTGGTATAAACGCCGCTATAATGTTGATCTGGACCCTGAGAACGAGGTTGTTGTAACGATTGGCGCCAAAGAAGGAATATCTCACCTTGCCCTTGCCACAATAAATCCAGGTGATGTTGTAATGGCTCCAAGTCCTACATATCCGATTCATCCTTACAGCGTGATAATCGTAGGCGGTGAGGTCAAGAGCATTCCCCTGAGGGACGATTCGGACTTTTTTGAAGACATGTGCAGCGCATATAAACAGATGTGGCCGCGTCCTAAAATGCTTATCATCTCCTTTCCGCACAATCCTACCACTGCTGTAGTTGACCTGGGCTTCTTTAAACGTGTCGCAGACTTTGCAACAGAAAACGATATTATGGTTGTTCACGACATATCTTATGCAGACATAGTGTTTGACGGATATACCGCCCCAAGTTTCCTTCAGGTTCCAGGCGCTAAAGATATAGGGGTTGAATTCTTTTCAGTGTCAAAAAGCTATAACATGCCGGGGTGGCGTATAGGTTTTTGCGTTGGGAACAGGGAAATGGTCGGAGCCCTTACAAAGATTAAGAGTTATCTCGATTATGGTGTTTTTCAACCCATACAGATTGCCGGAATAATTGCTCTTAATGGCCCGCAGGATTGTGTGCAGGAGACGGTCAATACATACAGAAAGCGCCGGGATGCGCTTGTAGATGGTCTTGCAAGGGTTGGATGGGATATTAAGAAACCTTTGGGCACTATGTTTGTCTGGGCAAGGATACCTGAGCAATTCAGGCATCTTGGTTCTCTCGAATTTTCCAAGCTGCTATTAACGGATGCAAAGGTTGCTGTCTCCCCCGGCATTGGTTTTGGTGAGTACGGCGATGATTATGTAAGATTTGCCCTCGTTGAGAATGAGCGGCGTATAAAACAGGCTGTACAGGGGATTAAGAAGGTTTTGTGCAAATAATGAAGGATAAGATCGGCATAGGTCTCATAGGTCTCGGCACAGTCGGCTCCGGTGTGGCGGACATCCTGCACAGGAACGGGGAATTGATAAAACGCCGGTTGGGTGTGCCTGTTGAAATTGTGAAGATCCTTCGCAGGAACCCTGATAAACCATTACCGTCAGGTTTATCAGGACAAATGGTGACCTCAGATATAAAGGATATTGTGGATAATCCGTCGGTTGACATAGTAGTTGAGGTAATGGGAGGTCAGGAACCAGCCAGGAGTTATATATTAGCTGCTATAAAAAATGGTAAACATGTGGTAACGGCTAACAAGGCCCTTCTTGCCATGAGCGGAGAAGAGATATTTCATGCAGCCTCTTCCGTGAATATTGACCTCTACTTTGAAGGAAGTGTCTGCGGCGGCATCCCGATTATCAAGGCCATACGGGAAGGTTTGGCTGCCAACCGGATTGAGAAGATTTACGGGATAGTAAACGGTACCTCAAACTATATAATGACTAAAATGACGAATGATGGCCGGGAGTTTGGAGACGTCCTGCGGGAGGCGCAGACTCTCGGGTATGCAGAGGCTGATCCTGTGTTTGATGTGGATGGAATAGATGCTGCGCACAAGCTTGCTATCCTTGTGACTATTGCCTTTGGCACTCCTGTAAGTTTTAAGGAGATATATACGGAAGGAATCTCCGGCATATTACCTGTGGACATAAGCTACGCAAAGGAATTTAATTACAGGATCAAGCTCCTTGCAATCGCAAAGATGAAGGATGACAGCATAGAGGTCAGGGTGCATCCGACCCTGATTCCCTGGAATCATCTGATAGCAACGGTTGATGATGCATTCAACGCGGTTTATTTAACAGGAGATTCAGTTGGGCCTACGCTTTTCTACGGCAGGGGGGCAGGGGATTTACCTACAGGCAGCGCTGTAGTGGCTGACATAATAGATGTTTCGAGAAATATCCTGAACGGCGGGTGCGGGAAGATCCCTCCGGCCTCTTTTAAGGAAGGCATGAGGGCGCCTCTGAAGATATTAAACATATCTGAAATTACTTCAATGTACTACTTCAGGTTTACTGTGGTTGACAAACCCGGGGTATTGTCAACTATATCCGGGATACTTGGGGAGCATAATATCAGCATTGAATCTGTCATACAGAAGGGCCGGAAGGAAGGATGTAATGTCCCGCTGGTAATGATGACGCACATGGCGCGCGAGCGGGATGTGCGAAACGCCCTTGCGAAGATTGACCGGTTATCGTATGTGCCGGAGAAGACTGTCATGTTAAGGGTTGAAGAGGGCAACTAATGAGGAGACGTTAATGCATTGGAAAGGCATAATTGAACAGTACAGGGAATACCTGTCAGTTTCTGACAATACACCGGTTATTACACTTAATGAAGGTAATACGCCGCTAATTGCCTGCAAGAACCTTACAAAGGCTATCAATCCGGACATTTCCATATTCTTAAAGTTCGAAGGGGCCAACCCAACAGGATCATTCAAAGACCGGGGTATGACTATGGCCATATCAAAGGCCGTTGAAGACGGGGCACGTGCAGTCATCTGTGCATCTACAGGCAATACCTCTGCTTCAGCAGCGGCCTATGGCGCAAGGGCTGGTATAAAGGTTTTTGTCCTTATTCCTGAGGGCAAGATTGCCATGGGGAAGCTGGCACAGGCAATGATCCACCAGGCCTGCGTCATCCAGGTAGACGGTAACTTTGATGAGGCGCTCTCCATTGTCAAGGGGGTGGCAGAGGAATATCCTGTTACCATAGTAAATTCAATAAATCCCTACAGGCTGGAAGGGCAGAAGACAGCGGCCTTTGAGGTATGTGATCAGCTCGATGGTTATCCTGACTATCACTTTCTTCCGGTTGGGAATGCAGGGAATATCAGTGCATACTGGATGGGTTATAAGGAATTTAGCAAGATTGGTAAAATCAATGGTCTGCCGAGGATGATGGGTTTTCAGGCAGCTGGTTCTGCACCGATTGTCCTGGGACATGTAGTTGAACATCCAAAGACTATAGCAACAGCGATAAGGATCGGGAATCCTGCAAGCTGGAAGATGGCGGTAAATGCTGCATCTGAATCCAAAGGTGCGATTGACATGGTGACAGATGAGGAGATACTTGAGGCATACAACATGCTGGCATCTCTTGAAGGGGTTTTCTGTGAGGCAGCATCAGCGGCTTCAATAGCCGGTGTAATAAAGAAGAATAAGGCAGGTGTTTTTTCCGGAGGGGAAAGGGTTGTATGCACCCTTACCGGACATGGTCTCAAAGACACTGAGATGGCAATCAATAGGTCAGCGGCTCCCGTTACAGTTAAAGCGGATAAGGGAGAGGTGTTGAAGGTATTAGGCTATTAAAAGAGGATGAAAATCCCCCTTAGTCCCCCTTTACAAAGGGGGGAAGTATTTCCTCTCTGCATAAAAGGGGGAAATCAGCTCCCCCCTTTAGAAAAGGGGGGATAGGGGGGATTTGAACGGAGATCATAAGATGAAATACATAGTTCTCGTAGGTGATGGCATGGGTGACTATCCTGTGCCGGATATTGGCAACAGGACGCCGCTGCAGGCTGCGAACAAGCCCAATATGGACAGGCTTGCAAAAAATGGCGTGTTAGGACTGGTCAAACTTGCGCCGGATGGATTTTATCCAGGGAGTGACGTGACTCAATTAAGCCTTCTTGGATATGATCCGGCCATCTATTATACCGGCCGCT
Protein-coding sequences here:
- a CDS encoding aminotransferase class I/II-fold pyridoxal phosphate-dependent enzyme, which encodes MREFTRIQRLPPYVFSIVTSMKIDARRRGEDIIDLGMGNPDLASPEHVVNKLCEAARNPKNHRYSASKGITKLRTAMVDWYKRRYNVDLDPENEVVVTIGAKEGISHLALATINPGDVVMAPSPTYPIHPYSVIIVGGEVKSIPLRDDSDFFEDMCSAYKQMWPRPKMLIISFPHNPTTAVVDLGFFKRVADFATENDIMVVHDISYADIVFDGYTAPSFLQVPGAKDIGVEFFSVSKSYNMPGWRIGFCVGNREMVGALTKIKSYLDYGVFQPIQIAGIIALNGPQDCVQETVNTYRKRRDALVDGLARVGWDIKKPLGTMFVWARIPEQFRHLGSLEFSKLLLTDAKVAVSPGIGFGEYGDDYVRFALVENERRIKQAVQGIKKVLCK
- a CDS encoding homoserine dehydrogenase produces the protein MKDKIGIGLIGLGTVGSGVADILHRNGELIKRRLGVPVEIVKILRRNPDKPLPSGLSGQMVTSDIKDIVDNPSVDIVVEVMGGQEPARSYILAAIKNGKHVVTANKALLAMSGEEIFHAASSVNIDLYFEGSVCGGIPIIKAIREGLAANRIEKIYGIVNGTSNYIMTKMTNDGREFGDVLREAQTLGYAEADPVFDVDGIDAAHKLAILVTIAFGTPVSFKEIYTEGISGILPVDISYAKEFNYRIKLLAIAKMKDDSIEVRVHPTLIPWNHLIATVDDAFNAVYLTGDSVGPTLFYGRGAGDLPTGSAVVADIIDVSRNILNGGCGKIPPASFKEGMRAPLKILNISEITSMYYFRFTVVDKPGVLSTISGILGEHNISIESVIQKGRKEGCNVPLVMMTHMARERDVRNALAKIDRLSYVPEKTVMLRVEEGN
- a CDS encoding threonine synthase; this encodes MHWKGIIEQYREYLSVSDNTPVITLNEGNTPLIACKNLTKAINPDISIFLKFEGANPTGSFKDRGMTMAISKAVEDGARAVICASTGNTSASAAAYGARAGIKVFVLIPEGKIAMGKLAQAMIHQACVIQVDGNFDEALSIVKGVAEEYPVTIVNSINPYRLEGQKTAAFEVCDQLDGYPDYHFLPVGNAGNISAYWMGYKEFSKIGKINGLPRMMGFQAAGSAPIVLGHVVEHPKTIATAIRIGNPASWKMAVNAASESKGAIDMVTDEEILEAYNMLASLEGVFCEAASAASIAGVIKKNKAGVFSGGERVVCTLTGHGLKDTEMAINRSAAPVTVKADKGEVLKVLGY